Proteins from one Deinococcus grandis genomic window:
- a CDS encoding IS630 family transposase (programmed frameshift) encodes MPPAWQPTRWTREQMEERRLFAEPYLRAGELSSTQIAERCGVSSSAVRRWRQRLRTQGSLEATIAPGRTPRLTDAQIAQIMTILSAGPGPAQAPNARWTCPQVRELIGQTYDVWYDVDHLSRLLRQWGFTPQKPMRRAREQDQEALVTWVDTTVPELKKKVEAGETLVFIDEVGFSLKPTVTRTWAPCGQTPVLVSKYRWDSVSTIGAIATTGQFLQHTHPASINGAHVLSFLSHLLRHISGSITVLLDNARIHKTKALGAFVAAEPRLSVVYFPPYAPELNPIEPVWAYVKQHVLANFCPSDLQTLKARLPVAWRKVRAAELPRRLLHGARL; translated from the exons ATGCCGCCAGCCTGGCAACCCACCCGGTGGACCCGCGAACAGATGGAAGAACGGCGACTGTTCGCTGAGCCGTATCTCCGCGCAGGGGAGCTCAGCTCCACCCAGATCGCCGAACGGTGCGGCGTCAGCAGCAGTGCCGTTCGACGATGGCGACAACGTCTGCGCACACAGGGCTCTCTTGAAGCCACCATTGCTCCAGGCCGCACACCACGACTGACAGACGCTCAGATCGCCCAGATCATGACGATCCTCAGCGCGGGGCCGGGCCCCGCGCAGGCCCCGAATGCCCGCTGGACGTGCCCACAGGTGCGCGAGCTGATCGGCCAGACCTACGACGTGTGGTACGACGTCGATCACCTCAGTCGGCTCTTACGGCAGTGGGGATTCACACCACAGAAACCGATGAGGCGGGCACGAGAACAGGATCAGGAGGCCCTCGTCACCTGGGTGGACACCACGGTGCCCGAGTTG AAAAAAAAAGTTGAGGCCGGAGAAACACTCGTCTTCATCGATGAGGTGGGCTTCAGCTTGAAGCCCACCGTGACCCGCACCTGGGCCCCCTGTGGTCAGACGCCCGTGTTGGTGTCCAAGTACCGCTGGGACAGCGTGTCGACGATTGGAGCGATCGCCACGACGGGACAGTTTCTGCAACACACGCATCCAGCGTCGATCAACGGCGCACACGTCCTGTCGTTTCTGTCGCATCTGTTGCGTCACATTTCTGGATCGATCACGGTACTGCTCGATAACGCCCGCATTCACAAGACGAAGGCGCTGGGCGCCTTCGTTGCAGCTGAACCTCGATTGTCGGTGGTGTACTTCCCGCCATACGCGCCTGAACTGAATCCGATTGAGCCGGTGTGGGCGTATGTGAAGCAGCATGTCCTCGCGAACTTCTGCCCGTCAGATCTTCAGACGTTGAAGGCCCGATTGCCCGTGGCGTGGCGGAAAGTGCGAGCGGCTGAGCTTCCAAGGCGCCTCCTGCATGGAGCTCGGCTGTGA